The proteins below are encoded in one region of Segatella copri:
- a CDS encoding ComF family protein, with product MGQQYAGINNKYGKKGHLYDLSAKLLSQTKGSFMVICLENSDKFYFLHRIKCNLQTVCKDMGWVIVHQQLFNRDLVIGMGLAEKGMSDMTIFRTKNEDIYKIWKDVLHFVFLGNGLPNIDYFSYDTSFIGQDYAHDIEYYYIHDYYPLTCKQVSHKARQVRNTVYAFKDGEKSLLWAKVFSVCISKLSCFDAIKENAVLVPIPASTKKAHGRRFTRFCRELAKRLDIADGFLTLWIEFDREKMKGTIGKNKIENLTFNRIHIKGKHVLLVDDVITTGTSLVQIGKKLLELGALSVRGVFMAKTVRETEMSV from the coding sequence ATGGGGCAACAATATGCAGGCATAAACAATAAATATGGAAAGAAAGGTCATCTGTATGATCTTTCTGCGAAACTCTTGTCACAAACAAAAGGTAGTTTTATGGTCATTTGTCTGGAAAATTCAGACAAGTTTTATTTCCTTCATCGCATAAAGTGTAATTTACAGACTGTATGCAAAGATATGGGATGGGTAATAGTACACCAGCAACTCTTTAATCGTGATTTAGTCATAGGAATGGGTCTTGCAGAGAAGGGTATGTCTGACATGACCATTTTTCGCACAAAAAACGAGGACATATATAAGATTTGGAAAGATGTCTTGCATTTTGTGTTTCTAGGTAATGGTCTCCCGAATATAGATTATTTCTCTTATGACACCTCTTTTATAGGACAGGATTATGCACATGATATAGAATATTACTATATTCATGACTATTATCCGCTTACATGTAAGCAAGTATCCCATAAAGCAAGACAAGTTCGAAATACCGTCTATGCATTCAAAGATGGAGAAAAATCCTTGCTTTGGGCTAAGGTGTTTTCTGTATGCATCTCTAAACTATCGTGTTTTGACGCAATAAAAGAGAATGCTGTGCTTGTGCCGATACCCGCTTCAACAAAGAAAGCACATGGTAGACGCTTTACTCGATTTTGCAGGGAGTTGGCAAAACGATTGGATATTGCCGATGGATTCCTAACTCTGTGGATTGAATTTGATAGAGAAAAGATGAAAGGTACAATTGGGAAGAACAAAATTGAAAATCTGACATTCAATCGGATACATATAAAAGGCAAGCATGTGTTGCTTGTTGATGACGTAATCACTACAGGTACAAGTTTAGTTCAAATTGGGAAGAAACTATTAGAACTTGGAGCGTTGTCTGTCAGAGGTGTCTTTATGGCTAAAACTGTTCGAGAAACAGAAATGTCGGTATGA
- a CDS encoding conjugal transfer protein TraO — MKRRNIAIMAMLALTAGQAFAQRCLPQMKGIEVKVGMADGVYNGKKSCKAGYYAGLGLSSYTKGGDKWTYGAEYLQVHQPYRETSVPMAQMTGEFGYSYNFLSDNSKTVLFYIGGTALAGYESVNWGKRTMSDGATLQNKGAFIYGGAVALETEIYLSDAIALTASVKERLVWGNSTGHFHTQFGIGMKFIIN; from the coding sequence ATGAAAAGAAGAAACATTGCAATCATGGCAATGCTTGCCCTCACCGCAGGGCAGGCATTCGCCCAAAGATGTCTTCCTCAGATGAAAGGCATTGAGGTGAAGGTCGGCATGGCTGACGGAGTATATAACGGCAAGAAGTCCTGCAAAGCTGGCTATTATGCAGGTCTCGGACTTTCGAGCTATACCAAGGGTGGTGACAAGTGGACGTATGGGGCGGAATATCTGCAAGTACATCAGCCTTACCGTGAAACTTCCGTTCCAATGGCACAAATGACGGGCGAGTTCGGTTATTCCTACAACTTCCTTTCCGACAACAGCAAGACGGTGCTGTTCTATATCGGAGGTACGGCACTGGCTGGCTATGAGTCCGTAAACTGGGGCAAAAGAACCATGTCGGACGGAGCGACCTTGCAGAACAAGGGAGCGTTTATCTATGGCGGTGCCGTGGCATTGGAAACGGAAATATACCTGTCGGATGCTATAGCTTTGACCGCTTCCGTTAAGGAAAGGCTTGTTTGGGGCAACAGCACGGGACATTTCCACACGCAGTTTGGCATCGGCATGAAGTTCATCATCAACTAA
- a CDS encoding PcfK-like family protein: MNTTEYFKRTIQAYLEERAMEDELFAAKYDNPDKNIDDCVTYILNWVQKSGCNGFCDDEIYGQAIHYYEEKDIEVGKPLNCQVSVNHHIELTEEEKAQARQEAIRQYQQEQMNKMRNRDTAKRTSQRTETEVHQPSLFDTL; this comes from the coding sequence ATGAACACTACAGAATATTTCAAGAGAACCATACAAGCCTATTTGGAGGAGCGAGCAATGGAGGACGAACTCTTTGCAGCCAAGTATGACAACCCCGACAAGAACATAGACGATTGCGTCACCTATATCCTTAATTGGGTACAGAAGAGCGGTTGCAACGGCTTTTGCGATGACGAGATATATGGGCAAGCCATCCACTACTACGAGGAGAAGGACATCGAGGTCGGCAAACCATTGAACTGCCAAGTGTCTGTTAACCACCACATCGAACTCACAGAGGAGGAGAAGGCACAGGCAAGACAGGAAGCCATCCGCCAATATCAGCAAGAGCAGATGAACAAGATGCGTAACAGAGATACCGCCAAGCGCACCTCACAGAGAACGGAAACAGAAGTACACCAACCATCATTATTCGACACGTTATGA
- a CDS encoding site-specific integrase, which yields MRSTFKTVFYVNGSKERNGIVPIMGRVTINGTIAQFSCKLSVTKAIWDAKGNRAKGRSKEANEVNFALDNIKAQIAKHYQRLSDREAFVTAEMVRNAYQGIGTEYETLLRAFDKENAAFAQRVGKDRAVRTYRKYLTVRKYVAEFIKFQYKRSDMSMNELTEEFIRDFCLYLKNVIGLTQSTIWIYSIPLKHIVTAAHYNGKIQRNPFAMYHVDPDHKEREFLTEEELDIFAGIELENPNFAFARDLFMFGCWTGISFVDIKNLTEDNVAIISGSPWIVSQRQKTGVPFKIKLIDAAIQIIERYKPLRKDMHLFNIGSLDMVNKRIKKVAKMCGIKKRISFHVSRHSFAVLALNYGMPIESVSKILGHTDIATTQIYAKVTSTKLEHDISAFESRIKGHMPTMGGMA from the coding sequence ATGAGAAGTACATTCAAGACAGTCTTCTATGTAAACGGAAGCAAGGAGAGAAACGGAATTGTCCCTATCATGGGACGTGTGACAATCAACGGAACTATCGCACAGTTCAGTTGCAAGCTGAGCGTGACCAAGGCGATATGGGATGCCAAGGGCAACAGAGCCAAAGGCAGAAGCAAGGAAGCCAATGAGGTGAACTTTGCGCTTGATAACATCAAGGCTCAAATCGCTAAGCATTACCAACGGCTTTCCGACCGTGAGGCGTTCGTTACCGCTGAAATGGTGAGAAACGCATATCAAGGCATAGGTACGGAGTATGAGACATTACTCAGAGCTTTTGACAAGGAGAACGCAGCCTTTGCCCAACGCGTGGGAAAAGACCGAGCTGTCCGAACCTACCGCAAGTATCTGACGGTAAGAAAGTACGTTGCCGAGTTCATCAAATTTCAGTACAAGCGCAGCGATATGTCCATGAATGAGCTTACCGAGGAGTTCATCCGTGATTTTTGTCTGTATTTGAAGAATGTCATTGGACTCACGCAATCTACCATTTGGATATACTCCATACCATTGAAGCATATCGTCACGGCAGCACACTACAACGGCAAGATACAGAGAAATCCGTTTGCCATGTACCACGTTGACCCAGACCACAAGGAGCGTGAGTTCTTGACAGAGGAAGAATTGGACATATTTGCAGGAATAGAGTTGGAAAATCCCAACTTTGCTTTTGCGAGAGACTTGTTTATGTTTGGTTGTTGGACAGGTATCTCTTTCGTTGACATCAAGAATCTTACAGAGGACAATGTTGCCATTATAAGTGGGTCTCCATGGATAGTTTCTCAGCGTCAAAAGACAGGCGTACCATTCAAAATTAAACTGATAGATGCAGCCATACAGATAATTGAACGTTACAAGCCATTGAGAAAAGATATGCACTTGTTTAATATTGGCTCACTTGACATGGTAAACAAGCGTATAAAGAAAGTGGCAAAAATGTGTGGCATCAAGAAGCGAATTTCATTTCATGTCTCCCGGCATTCGTTCGCAGTTTTGGCTTTAAACTACGGTATGCCGATAGAGAGTGTAAGCAAGATACTGGGACATACGGACATCGCCACAACACAAATTTACGCAAAGGTGACAAGTACTAAATTGGAGCATGACATATCAGCTTTTGAAAGTCGAATCAAGGGGCATATGCCGACAATGGGGGGAATGGCATGA
- a CDS encoding PcfJ domain-containing protein yields the protein MKPRTKYQKQVVTSNKGLRPIKGAQMQWAFRECLDHYAFQLKHGQTTCMDCGHTWTTDEDADKCVCPKCKAKLEVQRTKRQKAISSTYFSVLSERKGLQLMRAFQMKAYYRKGQKAEINCWEVARYWMNEKGKVEVMARKRTMGIYMDTFCYDSDIELRRDNTTYQHIASFPVCPDMKVIPQIWRNGFDGAFHGIKPLTLFKAMLTDHRIETMMKQCSYGHVRHFTDHPRHLETCWNAYKIANRNHYLITDIGKWADYICMLVEMGKDIRSPHYICPDNLEAEHDRISEKIRAKKEKERTEEEIRKALKNEDKFKEMKSRFFGLMFTDGNIVVRMLESVREHVLEGKAMHHCVGSGTNYSLNPDCIIFSARIAEQRVETVEFSLEQMKVVQCHGLQNKDTEHHADIINLVNSNARLIEQRMVATT from the coding sequence ATGAAACCAAGAACGAAATATCAGAAGCAAGTCGTAACCTCAAACAAGGGGTTACGACCTATCAAGGGAGCGCAAATGCAATGGGCATTCCGTGAATGTCTTGACCACTATGCCTTTCAGTTGAAGCACGGACAGACCACCTGCATGGACTGCGGACACACTTGGACTACGGACGAGGATGCGGACAAATGTGTCTGTCCGAAGTGTAAGGCAAAGTTGGAAGTGCAACGCACCAAGCGACAGAAGGCAATATCTTCTACCTATTTCAGTGTACTCTCCGAGCGCAAGGGACTACAACTTATGCGAGCATTTCAGATGAAAGCCTATTACCGCAAGGGACAAAAGGCAGAAATCAATTGTTGGGAGGTGGCACGCTATTGGATGAACGAAAAAGGCAAGGTGGAGGTTATGGCACGCAAGCGCACAATGGGTATCTATATGGACACGTTCTGCTACGACTCCGACATTGAACTGCGCAGGGACAACACCACCTATCAGCATATTGCTTCATTTCCGGTCTGCCCCGATATGAAAGTCATTCCTCAGATATGGCGCAACGGCTTTGACGGAGCGTTTCACGGCATCAAACCGCTTACATTGTTCAAGGCGATGCTGACAGACCACCGCATCGAAACGATGATGAAACAATGTAGTTACGGACACGTCCGCCACTTCACAGACCACCCACGGCACTTGGAAACTTGTTGGAATGCCTACAAGATAGCCAACCGCAACCATTACCTTATTACAGACATCGGCAAATGGGCGGACTACATCTGTATGTTGGTAGAAATGGGCAAGGACATCAGAAGTCCACATTACATTTGCCCCGACAACCTTGAAGCCGAGCACGACAGAATATCCGAGAAAATCAGAGCCAAGAAAGAAAAGGAGCGCACCGAGGAGGAGATACGCAAGGCATTGAAGAACGAGGACAAGTTCAAGGAAATGAAGAGCCGTTTCTTCGGTTTGATGTTCACGGACGGCAATATCGTGGTGAGAATGCTTGAAAGCGTCAGGGAGCACGTTCTTGAGGGCAAGGCGATGCATCATTGCGTAGGCAGCGGTACAAACTATTCACTCAATCCCGACTGCATCATCTTCTCAGCAAGAATAGCCGAACAAAGGGTTGAGACCGTGGAGTTTTCACTCGAACAGATGAAAGTCGTACAATGCCACGGACTACAGAACAAGGACACCGAGCACCATGCCGACATCATCAACTTGGTGAACAGCAATGCAAGACTTATAGAGCAACGAATGGTTGCAACAACATAA
- a CDS encoding TraL conjugative transposon family protein, producing MENPIKTIQEKVNGMKGRLRDRLDSLPPRVRLKVVLVMFGLFALCSLYMIGSAIINFGNGKTSNIEVEHIESVKLPTDKGQQVTNLNELIHGEREE from the coding sequence ATGGAAAATCCGATTAAGACAATCCAAGAAAAGGTGAATGGTATGAAGGGAAGACTGCGTGACAGGCTGGATTCCCTTCCGCCAAGGGTGAGACTGAAAGTCGTGCTCGTCATGTTCGGCTTGTTTGCCCTCTGTAGCCTTTACATGATAGGTTCAGCCATCATCAACTTCGGAAACGGCAAGACCTCTAATATAGAGGTTGAGCACATAGAGAGTGTAAAGTTGCCCACCGACAAGGGGCAGCAAGTGACCAACCTGAATGAATTGATACATGGAGAAAGAGAAGAATGA
- a CDS encoding nucleotidyl transferase AbiEii/AbiGii toxin family protein: protein MSLCYSQLPRLSVDIDLDFTVDCDRESMLSIRQEVNNEILRYMESDGSRIWCCARHQ from the coding sequence TTGTCACTTTGTTATTCCCAACTGCCAAGACTCTCGGTAGATATAGACCTTGACTTTACTGTGGATTGCGACCGAGAATCCATGCTCTCCATTCGCCAAGAAGTGAATAACGAGATTCTACGCTATATGGAGTCGGATGGTTCTCGAATCTGGTGCTGTGCTCGTCATCAATGA
- a CDS encoding lysozyme: MRLMILLALLLVSGSLSAQTQGAIKRVCHVSRFELAVACIKKYEGLHGPKHHPYVGYGHKLLPGERFSPKMTERQADALLRSDLRKLCAMFRGFGRDSLLLAALAYNVGCGKVMKSRMYAKMRSGNRNSYRDYVDFKRWNGKIVPSIERRRKMEYLLLFTP, from the coding sequence ATGAGGTTGATGATATTGTTAGCCTTGCTTCTTGTATCGGGCAGCTTGTCTGCCCAGACGCAAGGGGCGATAAAGCGAGTTTGTCATGTGTCACGTTTTGAGTTGGCTGTCGCCTGCATCAAGAAGTACGAGGGTCTGCACGGACCGAAGCACCATCCTTATGTCGGATATGGGCACAAGCTGTTGCCTGGCGAGCGGTTCTCTCCAAAAATGACGGAGCGGCAAGCCGATGCCTTGCTGCGCTCTGACCTCAGAAAGCTTTGCGCCATGTTCCGTGGTTTCGGTCGTGACTCGCTGCTCTTGGCTGCACTTGCCTACAATGTGGGGTGTGGAAAGGTGATGAAAAGCCGGATGTATGCCAAGATGCGAAGTGGCAACAGAAACAGCTATCGTGACTATGTGGACTTCAAAAGGTGGAATGGAAAGATAGTGCCTTCCATTGAGCGAAGAAGAAAAATGGAGTATCTGCTCTTGTTTACTCCATAG
- the traN gene encoding conjugative transposon protein TraN, translating into MKKTTIMFALMLGVACTASAQKTGKKKAQKSVKTEQVSTVSSDQEEKLTLTKEVYPQKEENCNLYHGLTKKLTFDRMIPPHGLEVTYDKTVHILFPASVKYVDLGSEDLIAGKADGAENVIRVKAAVKNFKKETNMSVITEDGSFYTFNVKYAKEPLMLNIEMADFIHDGEAVNRPNNAQEIYLKDLGKESPMLVHLIMKSIHKENKRKVKHIGSKRFGIQYFLKGIYVHSDLLYFHTEIKNQSNVPFDVDYITFKVVDKKVAKRTAIQEQVLLPVRAYNYVVRVAGKKTEQTVFCLPKFTIPDDKELVVEMNEKEGGRHQSFVVENSDLVRALTINELSVK; encoded by the coding sequence ATGAAGAAGACAACAATCATGTTCGCCCTTATGCTGGGCGTAGCCTGCACTGCATCAGCGCAGAAGACAGGCAAGAAAAAAGCGCAGAAGTCTGTAAAGACTGAGCAAGTAAGCACTGTTTCTTCCGACCAGGAAGAGAAACTGACCTTGACCAAGGAGGTGTATCCGCAGAAGGAAGAGAACTGCAACCTCTATCACGGCTTGACCAAGAAGCTGACCTTCGACCGCATGATTCCACCTCATGGTTTGGAAGTGACTTATGACAAGACGGTTCATATTCTCTTTCCTGCCTCTGTCAAGTACGTTGACTTGGGATCAGAGGATTTGATAGCTGGCAAGGCGGACGGTGCGGAGAATGTTATCCGTGTAAAAGCAGCCGTGAAGAACTTCAAGAAAGAGACCAATATGAGCGTCATCACGGAGGATGGCTCATTCTACACCTTCAATGTGAAGTATGCCAAGGAACCGCTCATGCTCAATATCGAGATGGCGGACTTCATCCATGACGGTGAGGCGGTGAACCGTCCGAACAATGCGCAGGAGATTTATCTCAAGGATTTGGGCAAGGAAAGTCCCATGCTGGTACACCTCATCATGAAGTCAATCCATAAGGAGAACAAGCGCAAGGTGAAGCACATCGGCAGCAAGCGTTTCGGAATCCAGTACTTTTTGAAGGGCATCTATGTACACAGCGACTTGCTGTATTTCCACACAGAAATCAAGAACCAGAGCAACGTGCCGTTTGACGTGGACTATATCACGTTCAAGGTGGTGGACAAGAAGGTGGCGAAGCGAACCGCCATTCAGGAGCAGGTACTTCTTCCTGTCCGTGCCTACAACTATGTGGTGCGTGTGGCTGGCAAGAAAACGGAGCAGACGGTGTTCTGCTTGCCGAAATTTACCATTCCCGACGACAAGGAGCTTGTCGTGGAGATGAACGAGAAGGAAGGCGGTCGCCATCAGTCGTTTGTCGTGGAGAACAGCGACTTGGTGCGAGCTTTGACAATCAACGAACTTAGCGTGAAGTAA
- a CDS encoding DUF1016 N-terminal domain-containing protein has product MAQLKAAVKVNTEMLKFYWSLGEDICEKQKQYKWGAKVVDRLSLDMRSEIPQSEGFSRPLPCKTLICVLFKSN; this is encoded by the coding sequence ATGGCACAACTAAAAGCTGCTGTCAAAGTGAATACGGAAATGCTCAAATTCTACTGGAGTTTGGGCGAGGACATTTGCGAGAAGCAGAAACAATACAAGTGGGGTGCAAAGGTTGTAGATAGGCTTAGCCTTGATATGCGTTCGGAAATTCCTCAGAGTGAGGGATTTTCAAGACCTTTACCATGTAAAACGCTGATTTGCGTTCTATTCAAGTCAAATTGA
- the traK gene encoding conjugative transposon protein TraK: protein MEFKSLKNIETSFRQIRLFCIVLVIGCAVVAICSVVFAFRFAEKQREKIYVLDGGKSLMLALSQDLSQNRPAEAREHVRRFHELFFTLSPEKSAIEHNVKRALLLADKSAYNYYQDFAEKGFYNRLIAGNINQSLQVDSVVCNFDNYPYQAKTYARQVILRESNVTERSLVTVCRLVNATRSDDNPNGFTIEGFTIVENRDISTVER from the coding sequence ATGGAATTCAAGTCATTGAAGAATATCGAGACCTCGTTCAGACAGATACGCCTGTTCTGCATCGTCCTCGTCATCGGTTGCGCTGTTGTTGCAATATGTTCGGTGGTGTTCGCATTCCGATTTGCGGAAAAGCAGCGCGAGAAGATATACGTCCTTGACGGAGGCAAGTCGCTGATGCTCGCCCTCTCGCAAGACCTCTCACAGAACAGACCTGCCGAGGCAAGGGAACACGTGAGACGCTTTCATGAGCTGTTCTTTACGCTATCTCCCGAAAAGAGCGCCATCGAGCACAACGTGAAACGAGCCTTGCTGCTGGCAGACAAGAGCGCATACAACTATTACCAGGACTTTGCGGAGAAAGGTTTTTATAACCGACTCATTGCGGGAAACATCAACCAGTCGCTGCAAGTTGACAGCGTGGTCTGTAACTTTGATAACTACCCTTATCAAGCCAAGACCTACGCACGGCAGGTGATACTCCGAGAGAGCAATGTGACGGAGAGAAGTCTTGTCACCGTATGCAGGTTGGTGAATGCCACACGCTCCGACGATAACCCGAATGGTTTTACCATTGAAGGTTTCACCATTGTGGAGAACAGGGACATCAGTACAGTAGAACGATAA
- the traM gene encoding conjugative transposon protein TraM yields the protein MEKEKNDKVEPDKAPKEKKPLTAEQRIKRNKMIAIPCMCLVCGLVLWLIFKPSASEGEKGSKGFNMEMPDAEKTDVEADKRKAYSKEDLANKQKEKSRVMNTLGEYMPGIDSTVTRQEKDFDLMQSGQQPTKAERQEADAIRSSAEAYQTLNTTLGGFYEQPQQGGSSEDAELRKRLDELEASMIQQENKRSNMDEQVALMEKSYQLAAKYMPGGNANAASPSSAETATEENKEAVTKGKKAKVSSVRQVQRRVVSSLNRPMSNGEFVASYSEKASAIFNTAIGRGGVSDKNTISACIHGNQTITDGQAVRLRLLESMRVGNREIPRNSVIVGVARLQGERLSIALKSIEHNGMIIPIELAVYDNDGQEGIFIPKSMEVDAAKEVGANMGSSLNSSINISSNAGAQLASDLGKGVIQGVSQYISKKMRTVKIHLKAGYRVMLYQEED from the coding sequence ATGGAGAAAGAGAAGAATGACAAGGTGGAGCCGGATAAGGCTCCAAAGGAAAAGAAGCCTTTGACCGCAGAGCAGCGTATCAAGCGTAACAAGATGATTGCCATACCGTGCATGTGCCTCGTCTGCGGTCTGGTGCTATGGCTCATCTTCAAGCCGTCTGCATCAGAGGGAGAGAAAGGCAGCAAGGGATTCAACATGGAAATGCCCGATGCGGAGAAGACAGATGTGGAGGCGGACAAGCGCAAGGCATATTCCAAGGAGGATCTTGCCAATAAGCAAAAGGAAAAAAGCAGAGTAATGAACACTCTTGGTGAGTACATGCCGGGCATTGATTCGACTGTTACACGGCAAGAAAAGGACTTTGACCTGATGCAGTCTGGGCAGCAGCCAACAAAAGCGGAAAGACAGGAGGCGGATGCCATCCGCTCGTCTGCCGAGGCATACCAAACCTTGAACACAACCTTGGGCGGTTTCTATGAACAGCCACAGCAAGGGGGAAGCAGCGAAGATGCTGAGTTGAGGAAACGTCTTGATGAGCTGGAGGCAAGCATGATACAACAGGAAAACAAGCGTTCCAATATGGACGAGCAAGTCGCCCTTATGGAGAAGTCCTACCAACTTGCGGCAAAGTACATGCCTGGTGGAAATGCCAATGCGGCAAGTCCTTCATCAGCAGAAACTGCAACAGAGGAAAACAAGGAAGCTGTCACCAAGGGCAAGAAAGCCAAGGTTTCCTCTGTAAGGCAAGTGCAAAGGCGTGTAGTTTCGTCCTTGAACCGCCCCATGAGTAACGGGGAGTTTGTCGCCTCTTACTCGGAAAAGGCTTCGGCAATATTCAATACCGCCATCGGGAGAGGTGGTGTTTCCGACAAAAACACGATTTCTGCCTGCATCCACGGCAACCAGACCATAACGGACGGACAGGCAGTAAGGTTGAGATTGTTGGAATCTATGCGTGTCGGCAATAGGGAGATACCACGAAATTCTGTCATTGTCGGAGTGGCACGATTGCAAGGCGAAAGGCTTTCCATAGCCTTGAAGTCCATTGAGCACAACGGCATGATTATCCCGATTGAGCTTGCAGTCTATGACAATGACGGTCAGGAGGGCATCTTCATCCCGAAGTCGATGGAGGTTGACGCAGCCAAGGAAGTCGGTGCCAACATGGGAAGCTCGCTGAACAGCAGCATCAACATTTCCTCCAATGCCGGGGCACAGCTTGCCTCCGACTTGGGAAAAGGTGTCATACAAGGCGTGTCGCAGTATATCTCCAAGAAGATGCGTACCGTCAAGATACACCTGAAGGCTGGCTACAGGGTCATGCTCTACCAAGAGGAAGATTAG
- a CDS encoding toprim domain-containing protein translates to MDINEIKQVPIVDFLYVLGIEPVKHKASGLWYHAPYRNDRNPSLRVSTDKNVWYDYGIARGGDIFNLAGEFINSNEFVAQAKFISETLGGSFPTSFPHHQRIAEKAVKAKGNPFSDIVEKPLSHPALRQYLRERGISADVASRFCCQVEYRYNGKQFFAVGFKNNSDGYEIRNRFFKGCVSPKDVTLIGRNNNVCHLYEGFMDFLSAVILDIGRGEDHIILNSVTNMQKVHHLLDGYAQVYCHLDNDEAGENACVELQKRYGNKVIDHSHLYTGYKDLNEYLMSHKTRK, encoded by the coding sequence ATGGACATCAATGAAATCAAACAAGTGCCTATTGTGGACTTTCTCTATGTTCTCGGCATTGAGCCTGTCAAGCACAAGGCTTCGGGACTTTGGTATCATGCGCCATACCGCAACGACCGCAATCCTTCGCTTCGGGTATCAACGGACAAGAATGTCTGGTATGACTATGGCATCGCCAGAGGTGGTGACATCTTCAACCTCGCAGGGGAGTTCATCAACAGCAATGAGTTTGTGGCGCAAGCCAAGTTCATATCTGAAACACTTGGTGGCAGCTTCCCAACATCGTTTCCGCATCATCAAAGAATAGCGGAAAAGGCTGTGAAGGCGAAAGGCAATCCCTTTAGTGATATTGTGGAAAAGCCTTTGAGTCATCCTGCACTTCGGCAGTACTTGCGTGAGCGTGGCATATCAGCTGACGTGGCGAGCCGTTTCTGCTGTCAAGTGGAATACCGATACAATGGCAAACAGTTCTTTGCTGTCGGTTTCAAGAACAACAGCGATGGCTACGAGATACGCAACCGTTTCTTCAAAGGTTGCGTGTCGCCAAAGGACGTCACTCTCATTGGCAGGAACAACAACGTCTGCCATCTGTACGAGGGTTTTATGGATTTTCTCTCTGCCGTAATTCTTGACATAGGTCGTGGTGAGGATCATATTATTCTCAATTCGGTGACTAATATGCAAAAGGTGCATCATCTTTTAGATGGCTATGCACAAGTGTATTGTCACTTGGACAATGACGAGGCTGGCGAGAATGCCTGTGTCGAATTGCAAAAGCGATATGGCAATAAGGTCATTGACCATTCGCATCTATACACAGGTTACAAGGACTTGAACGAGTACCTGATGAGCCATAAGACAAGAAAGTAA
- a CDS encoding DUF3872 domain-containing protein produces the protein MKTMKKNNKIKKSVSVLAFLFVCAVSVILSSCSDELDIQQSYPFKVETMPVPKDIVRGQTVEIRCELKAEGKFDGTIYTIRYFQHDGKGSLRMENGTVFQPNDRYLLENEKFRLYYTSASTETQTLTVVVEDNFGKSYEMEFCFNDTDEEEEFARSANKLGSV, from the coding sequence ATCAAGACAATGAAGAAGAACAATAAAATCAAGAAATCAGTGAGCGTATTGGCATTCCTTTTCGTGTGTGCCGTGTCGGTAATCCTTTCATCGTGCAGCGATGAGCTGGACATTCAGCAGTCGTATCCGTTCAAGGTGGAGACGATGCCTGTGCCAAAGGACATTGTGCGTGGACAGACCGTTGAAATCCGCTGCGAGTTGAAGGCGGAGGGAAAGTTTGACGGCACCATCTATACCATCCGCTATTTTCAGCATGACGGAAAAGGTTCGCTGAGAATGGAGAACGGAACGGTGTTCCAGCCAAACGACCGCTATCTGTTGGAGAACGAGAAGTTCCGTCTTTACTACACTTCGGCAAGTACGGAGACACAGACGCTGACCGTGGTGGTAGAGGACAACTTCGGCAAGTCATACGAAATGGAGTTCTGTTTCAACGATACTGATGAGGAGGAAGAGTTTGCGAGAAGTGCCAACAAACTCGGTAGCGTATGA